The Haloferax volcanii DS2 DNA segment CCGAACGCGACCGCGTTGCGGACGGGCACGAGGTCGACCGCGAGCGGCCGGTCGCTGGTCCGTTGCATCCGGCGGTCCACGTCGCGTTCGAGGACGTGGTTGAACGTGCCGGACGCGCCGATAGAGAGGACGCCGCCGCCGAGGGTCGCCGCGATGACTTCGGGCGTGAGGCCGGGCGAGACGGTGCCGGCGAGCGCCATCGCCGCCGACGCGACGAGACAGAGGAGCCACATCAGCCGCGGCTTCATGAGCCGGAAGTACGCGTTGACCGTCGCCTTCGCGCGGGCGACCGGGTCGGTCGGGACGGGCGGCCGCTCGCCGTCGTCGGCCGGGGGGCTCATCGACGGGGTGCCGACCGGCGCGTCGTCGGGGTCGCCGGTGGCCGCTTCGAGCGTCCACGCGAGGGCGGCGACGAGGCCGCCGAAGATGACCATCCCGAGGACCAAGTGGAGCGTCGAGAGCGCGGGGCCGACGCCGACGGTGGCGACGACCGCGCCGAGGCCGGCCTGCGCGGGATAGAGCACGGCCGACGCAGTGACGGTCGCTCGCACCCGGCGAGACGTGTCGGTCCACCACGCCGAGACGAGCGTGGCGACCGTGAGGAGGCCGACGAGGACGGCCGCGACGCGGTGGCCGAGGGCGACCCAGCCGTCGAGCGTCGCGGGGAGCGAAAAGCCGTCGCCGCACGCGGGCCACGCGCTGCACGCGGCGGTCGCGTCCGTGAGCGCGGTCGTCGCGCCGACGATGAGCAGGAGATAGACGCCCATCGCGGTCGCCGCGAGCAGGCCGTGGAACGTGTTCGAATCGCGATTCGTGGCCACGAAATTCACCTACGGACGTGTTGGACCGTCCCGTATTTAGGACCCGCGCTTTTCCGCCTCGCGTTCGGGCGTCGCTCCCCGTGATATGAGGGGGAGGGGTTGATAAACGGCGGGCCGAGAGTCGGTACGCATTTATGCGGTTGTTCCTAAGTCTCGCTCAGCATGAGAAAGACGCGTTTCGCGCTCGCGTCCCTGCTCGCGACGGCCGCGATGGCGCTCGTTGCCACCCCCGTCGCCGCGCAGGCGTCTGCCACGTCGGAACTCATCAACCAGCTGAACGGGGAGCTGCTGTACGTCGCTATCCCGATTACCGTGCTGGTGGAGGTCATCCTCCTCTACACCGTCATCAAGTTCCGCAACAGCGAGCGCGCACTGCCGACCAAGGAGAACCGCCGGCTCGAAATCACGTGGACCATCGCGACAGCGATTATCCTGCTTTTCGTCGGCGTCGCCTCCTACGGCGTGCTGGCCAACGAGAACGTCACGCACCAGGGCAACGACATCGCCATGGACGACGACCCGGTCGTCGTCACGGCGGAGGCCTACCAGTGGGGCTGGAACATGTACTACCCCGAGGAGGGTAACTTCTCGTCCGGCAACGAGATTGTCATCCCCAAGGACCGCCCGGTCTACTTCCAGGTCACCTCAACGGACGTGATACATGGATTCCACGTCCCCGAGCTCGCGCTCAAGCAGGACGCGATGCCGGGTTCGACGAACACCATCAAGACCG contains these protein-coding regions:
- a CDS encoding heme o synthase, translating into MATNRDSNTFHGLLAATAMGVYLLLIVGATTALTDATAACSAWPACGDGFSLPATLDGWVALGHRVAAVLVGLLTVATLVSAWWTDTSRRVRATVTASAVLYPAQAGLGAVVATVGVGPALSTLHLVLGMVIFGGLVAALAWTLEAATGDPDDAPVGTPSMSPPADDGERPPVPTDPVARAKATVNAYFRLMKPRLMWLLCLVASAAMALAGTVSPGLTPEVIAATLGGGVLSIGASGTFNHVLERDVDRRMQRTSDRPLAVDLVPVRNAVAFGLLLTVASVALFASVNWLAAVLGVVAIAFYSVVYTLILKPNTVQNTVIGGAAGALPALIGWVAVTGDVGLGGVVLAVVIFMWTPAHFYNLALAYKDDYARGGFPMMPVVRGETETRKHILWWLGATLVAAAGLAVMDALGVVYLVTSILFGGAFLYFVVRLHYERDDTAAFRAFHASNAYLGMLLLAIVVDTLAI
- the coxB gene encoding cytochrome c oxidase subunit II, yielding MRKTRFALASLLATAAMALVATPVAAQASATSELINQLNGELLYVAIPITVLVEVILLYTVIKFRNSERALPTKENRRLEITWTIATAIILLFVGVASYGVLANENVTHQGNDIAMDDDPVVVTAEAYQWGWNMYYPEEGNFSSGNEIVIPKDRPVYFQVTSTDVIHGFHVPELALKQDAMPGSTNTIKTVAYEEGTYQGYCTEYCGVAHSQMYFTVDVVSQDEYQNWLDEQQSANSESSGSSNSTATNSTQ